The nucleotide window GGTTCCATATTGGTGTTCTCATCTGGTTTTAATTAGAAGTTTCAATTACATTATTAAAGATCTGTTACTAGTCCAAGAGAGTGCTTTTTTTTAGAATATTCTATCATATTGTATTATTACATGCAGTATGGACATGACAAGACCAATCCTTCATATGTTATTGTGCAATATGCGTTGGGAAGGCCAAGGTCTggagaaagaaacacacagtTCCCACAAATTGCTAGACAATCCCTCTCACATGACAACACTGATCACTTGACACCGTTCAAATAAACACCTGCCTGGGAGCAAAACGAGTCACTCCATGAGCGATAGGTCTCATGTGAAAACAAAGCTTGAtgtgagatagagatggagcgaagaggagagataaaggggggagagagggtgggtagatggatgaggagagagaagagggagaaaaggggagagagaagaagcaaGCAAGCTTTCGGTATTTGGCCGTCATGGTACATCTGAGATGCTCATTATCCTCGCAGGCGTGTATTTCATCTTTTCATAATATTGATCTTGGATCGAAACTATTATCTCCACTTCTTCTGCTTCCTGATGTGGTGAGGGGAAATTATAACAGAAATACAAAGGAAATAGTTAAGACTGGAACTTGTTCAAAtgcattccatttcacaatgtaAAAGATGATTCGGACATCTGACTTAAATATTTTGTGGGAAGCTGAGATCTTAGATTATTTCCGGTTGGTCTTTTAACATACCTCCCTTCAGCATACTCTCTCACTGCCTGCTTAGTGGAGTTTAAGTTCATCTGTTTCGGAATGTAAGGACGTGGTTGGAGAAGCTCTGAAGTTCATCTAGTCAAAATGTACCAAACTAGCACAACTTCCCTTTCTGAGTCATTTAAATTGAGATCAGATTCATTGATAAGTCTTGATCcacctgtgtgagagcgtgtgtttctgaagcccctccctcctgtgtgagagcgtgtgtttcTGAAGCCTCCctcctgtgtgagagtgtgtgtttctgaagcccctccctcctgtgtgagagcgtgtgtttcTGAAGCCTCCctcctgtgtgagagtgtgtgtttctgaagcccctccctcctgtgtgagagtgtgtgtttctgaagcctccctcctgtgtgagagcgtgtgtttcTGAAGCCTCCctcctgtgtgagagtgtgtgtttctgaagccCCTCCCTCCTGTGGTTGTGCAGAGCTCCCGGACGGCGCGTTCAGAGGAGGACCGGGACACGCTGTGGGACGCCTGGGGCTCCTGGAGCGAGTGTTCCCGcacctgtggaggaggggcctCCTACTCCCTCCGCCGCTGCCTCAGCTCCAGGTAAGACTCTTAGCCAATCACCCTCAGCTCCAGGTAAGACTCTCAGCCAATCACCCTCAGCTCCAGGTAAGACTCTCAGCCAATCACCCTCAGCTCCAGGTAAGACTCTCAGCCAATCACCCTCAGCTCCAGCTAAGACTCTCAGCCAATCACCCTCAGCTCCAGCTAACACTCTCAGCCACCTTTGTCCCTCTGAGGCAAGTCCACAGTCCTTAAACTTTACCCTGAAAGATGCCCTTTTCCAATACCTGGTTCCCATCCACTAACTCTCCTGGACAAGCACACGTGAACGAATCCCTACAGAGAGCCTTTAATCACCTAACAAGCTAGCCCAGTGTAAGTTCAAACCATTACCTTTCACTAAGGAGGGACTTTAATGTATTACAAAGTAATGGCTTTTGTTCACAGTCAAGTCTTGACTAGGAGATGGACTGGCTTCCATTAAGGTCCCATATGAAGTCTAGGGAATGTGGAGGGGCggagggtagagggggggggtcctctctctctctctggctcttggTGGTTTATGTCCTGCCAAATGGAGCGAGACGGGGTCCCTAATAGCGTGTGTTTTTCTCGCCACAGACCCCTTTTCCCATGGGCTGCAATAGGAGAGCTCTATATTTTATAAAGCTGTTACCAAGCCGTAAAGGGCCAGTGCATTGCCCCATCTACCACCACCCAACAACAAGGTTAGGTCTCACCAGTAGTTTGTCAATGACCATGCCCACTCACTGACTGGCAAGTTTTCTTCATTCACTACTTTATTCAAAACCTCAGATTTGACGGTTACGGTTAGATTATTCTGCAGAAGAAAGAATTAAGTTCTTATCTACTCAGTGTCATACCATATATTGATTATCCCAACTAAACATACATATCCATAGGGAAAAGTCTAAACCTGGGAGCTTCAAACAGTGAGCCAAGAACGACTTCTTAAGTACCTCTTAAAGAAGCGAGGGCCTCTGTTCAATGTGTACGTTCTCCTTTCATCTAATCCCAGACACCTTGAGGGACTCTGCTTGAAACAGTCCAAGTGGCCCAGTGCAGGCTCAGAGGCCAAGTCcaagcagccaatcacagacgCCGCTCACTCAGGAGCACGAGAATGAGAGCGGGAGAAAAGTATGCTTTCCATAGAAATGTTGTCACATTTATAGACTGGGAAATATTTGCGTGGTGACTTCACcacattcctctctctttaCAATTCCCACTGTGTACCCTGTCGATCCTGTGGCACCCCGAGGGTTTTTCAGGAAGGATCCAGACCAGGTCTCCACCACGTTGGAGACCtaagggggtttgggggggggcaaTCAGATGCAacatcttgatctgcagtcaaatactcTACCGCTGAGATATACCCATCACATAATGTACCGTACCCCTAACACTGGTGTTAAAACACTGTGGTCTGTTGCTGttttgagcatgcatttcattaAATCAACAACTATAACTTCAGTTGCCAAGAGCATCTGGTTTGGTTATTACTCAAATAGCCTGCTGGCTGTGAAAGTGATCCTCGTGAACTGGCTTGTTGAGGAGTGGTTTgaggtttgagtgtgtgttcctgtacaTATTCATATGTGGGTGTTCAAGTGTGTTGCatttgcatatgtgtgtttctttggagAATTTTTTGATGAATAGAGTCCTTTGGTGGTTAGTGCGGTGTAAGCATTTGGGCAtggagtacccccccccccccccccccctcccccttcatcccACCTGGCCCAGTCCCCCATCAGGGACCAGTAGCCTGGCCCGTGGTGCCACATCAAAGAGCTCCACTTGGTGGGAAACAGAGCTAAAACATTCCAAGCCAGTGCCCCGACTAGGGGACCTGGGACCCAGGACACACAATCATCCAcatccaccagcacacacacacacacaactcccacCACCCAAGAGCCACCTCACTCCACAGCATGAGTTACAACTGCACATGCATGGATCCATCCCAAGCATACTTTTCCTGAAGCTCATTAGGCACAATCAAGGCATAGGCTGTGCGTACaaacgaaaacacacacacacaaccaatatTAAGTGTGGGTTGAGTAAGTGTGGACATATGGATCAGCTGTGATGTCAGTCGAATGGGATTCTGTGGTATGGGGAGAGAGCATGTTGTTTTAGTTTAAGAGTCGTTTGGCCTTGGGATCCCCACAGGAATTTAAAATCCTTTATTCATACTATAACGAGATGTGAAAGGGTGGTGACATGAGGGAATGTCATCAAAGGTGTGTCACAGTTATGTCAAAACACTGTAGTTTCGGTGGCAGTTTCATTAAAAGTGAACATTCTCAATAGTAAGTCCTATCATGAATGTGCATCTGGCAGTAGTGGCTATAGAGCTAGTTTTAAACAACTCATTGTGTGGCCTGTGTAGCTGAAACTAATTACAACTTCACTCGACCTAACCGTAGCAGGCCAACATCAGCAATCATATATTAAGCAGACCTTGGTCAAAAACTATTTGAAATACTTTCAGTTACTGTACATTATTTAATTTCTCTGTGCACAATTAAACCCAAATAAAGCCGACAAACCACTGACAAACCGACATATGCTAAAGTAACCGAGCAACCACCTAAAATAGAAACTGTAAATGGACTGTAGTTTATCATGTACTGCCCTTTGAAAGGAGCatgggaaggatggaaggaaggcagacaggaaggaaggaaagaaggaaacaaGAGGGAAGGCTGGCTCGATCTGGCTCGTTCTTCTGTCATGCCTCTTCTGCATGACTCTGCTGATGGGGGTGCCTCTCTTTAACACACTAGAAAAACATAAAGAGAAAAGAAGCAAACAGTAAGAACATATTTCATCCAACATTGGCCATATCCCAGTGCTCAGACATGTCCTTTACATTATTATTCTAACAACGGTTTAATGGTTTATGGAACCCACATGCAACTTGCACTCGATACAACCAATCTATAACATGCCATGTCAACTCAACTTGATGACAACATTATGGGTATTACTATGATTGATTCAgtctagtttgtgtgtgtgtgtccatgtccagatgtgtatatgtgtgtttacccatgtccctgtgtgtccatgtctttgtttccgtgtgtgtgtgttggtgtgcagccacagtgtaagagtgtgtatgtgtgtgtgtgtgtgtgttaggagggaATTCCATCCATAgctttttctgtgtgtttgtgttatatTTTCAAATATATATCCAGACTCAGCAGGTTTTTCCACTGAGATTCTGGTCTTCTCTACCCGTCTTTCCCTCGGTCTCTGGAAGTGTCTCCTTTGTTAGGGCCCCACGGCCATGTTGTTTGGTTTGGCAGCGcgagctgtctggctgtgtcatCGGATCTAATGATCATGCCATGCCACGcacgcctctctcctctctggaatAATATCATGAACTCCTTTATCCCTCTTGCATCTGTGAGTCATAATTCTGCAATGTTGCCTTGAATCATGATTACAGATTAGCTAAGGCCGGGTGACACTGGAATTCCTCTCATGTTACGGAACTGGACGACTTCTCCCGGAGTCTGTCCCCCGCCTGCTCCTCAAGGATAATCAGCCTATCGCAGGTGCCATCTATGGCTTACCATCTCCCAGCATCAAAGTAGAAAAAGGAATCCCAATTTGCAAATGCGGTTGATTCCTTCATTTGGACTGAAACACCAAAGACACTCGTCCGGAGAGCGGTGCCAGACTGTCTGAGTCTGCTCAGCACATTTTGCTCTCATAGTCCTCCTGCTTAAGGCCTCTTGTTAAAAAGCCCGGATTTGCCCACCatgaaaatgtaatgtaacagaaAATGAAGATCATACACTGCATGCACTTTATTGAAAAGCCTTTCAACAaatcgtttttttgtgtgtcGTCCCCTGCAGGAACTGCGAAGGGCAGAATATCAAATATCGCACATGCAGTAATGTGGTGAGTTCAGCCCAGTCGAATGCCCCTAGCAGCATACAGTACCTGTCTTTTAGAGAGCAGAGTTCGAGACGCCAACCTGAGAATTAAACTGGCGCCACTTCAAAAGAAACCCGTACGTATTCTCGAAGAAAAATCACACTAccgagtctctccctctctccctctctctctcgccctcaggACTGTGCCCCAGACGCGGCAGACTTCCGCGCCCAGCAGTGCTCCGCCCACGCCGACGTGCGCTACGACGGACAGTACCACGAGTGGCTGCCGGTGGACAACGACCCCGACAACCCGTGCGCCCTCAAGTGCCGGGCCAAGGCGTCGGGTCAGGTGGTGGAGCTGGCTCCCAAGGTGCTGGATGGCACGCGCTGCTACACCGAGTCCCTGGACATGTGCATCAGCGGGGCCTGCCAGGTACAGACCGCCGCCCCTTCTCCGACGCCGCCGGGAGCTGCCATGAGAAGTGTGGGGGGGTTCGGTTCAGACGGAGGTCACCTTTTTTTCCACAAAAGGGGACTTTTTGTTTCGTTTTCGTTAGTCTTCTTTGGAAAACTGTATGTTTCTCCGTCTCTTTCTTTTCATCtgtgtctttctgtttgtctttctcgCTTGTTTTGGGACAACGATCTCTAAAGTTAGGTTGAAGTACCGGTCTTGACAGTTCACCTGCTAACTATCATCACCATAGTGTTATTGCTAAGTTCCtaataaagttctgaataaagttcTTATAAAGTTCTTCCAAAGTAGGACAAACAACATTCCTTGGAACATTCCCATGGAAAATATATGTTTATGTCAAAGGCTACATACTAGTACAGTATGTCTAGCCTTACAAAAATATTAGCAGATAGATCTGCTATTTAAACATCTGCCACCCAACCAGAAGATGTATTCTCCTGGTCGTCTGGTCTTCTCACTTATTCCATGCCAAGTGACAAATCACTAAACCTAATAAGCCACAGTCCCATTGGCTGACTTGTACAAAGGCAGTTTGTCAGCAGAGAGCATCTGCTTTGTGAATGAAAACCAGATGAGTGAGAAACAGTCAGGGACGTTATGATTGACATGTCATGCAGCTTTCATTCGTTGAATGAAATACCATTTGTTTGTGCCGCAAGCTATACTGAATACATGCTGACCGTCCGTGTGTGAGGCTGTTCGTCAGATGAGTGATGCCTATCATGTGACGCCCCGTCGATAGATTGTGGGGTGCGACCACCAGCTGGGGAGCACAGTGAAGGAGGACAGCTGTGGCGTGTGCAACGGCGACAGCTCTTCCTGTAGGCTGGTGCGAGGACACTACAAGTCCCAGCATTCTTCCGGAAAGAGTAAGGAAGTTGCGTGGGAATGTCGATTGAAGTCTTCAGAGTACACGTTTTAGCAAATGTCTCACAGGCTCGACTCTcttgtcttcctctgtctctctttgcctctctctctctctctttgtctctctctctcgctctctctgtcaccatCTTTATGTCTTTCAGCGGAGGACCAGGTCATCGTGATTCCTTATGGGAGTCGACATGTTCGTCTGGTCCTGAAAGGCCCGGATCACTTGTGTAAGTCTTGGTAGGTCTGGGGAGCTTCCATCCAGAACTAGACTGAACGATGTTTGTCTTGTTTTCTGCATGTTCCTTTTATGTCCTTACAGATCTTCAAAAATCACCCACGCACTGTGACAGGGTGGACTGTTCGAACCCTAAACCCTGAACTAGAACACGCTGAATCCTATTTTCACTACTCAATAGGTACCTATGTAACGGCATAGCTGTCAAGACAAAGGGTTAGTGTTATAATTCCACGCAAAAGCTCTCACAGTGCAGCCAAAATCCAGTAGATGACCAGTGTTTCACAGATACTCTAGAAGGAAATAAACAGACAACTGTACCTCCCTCCTGAGAGATCCTGCCCTCCTCACCAGCTCCTCTTGTCTGTCCCTTCGTACAGTAGAAGAAAtaaggaggagggctgtgttctcCTTGGCTCCTGTAAGGCCTCGGAAAGCCTGTCTCCCAAGAGCTCTCAGCCAGTATCACTGATGTCGAAGCCTTGGCAGCAGAATGGCATTCAGGAACGATCGATAACAAATGTTTCCGTCcgttctccttcccctctttaAGCGAATGCTTAACAGTTAACAGATCTGCCGAGCGAAGCCAAGAGGACTTCTTCTCTTTATAAACAGACAGATTTCTCATTAAAATATTTCTTTTCCTTTTCGCTGTACTCAAAGGGTAATCACATGGTCGGGTGCGGGTATGACTGCCTCTACTCGGGGGATGTTTTGCTGCTCGTGTTCTCATTGTTGAAACTTCCACACTGGATTTAGACAAGGCCCCATTACGCCGGGGGTTGACTTGAGGTCCAACAGTGGAAAACCTGTAGCAACACACGTTTCTCTTAGAGTCCGAATGTCCTGAGTGTAAATATACACACGGATATATCATGCACACATGGATATATCATGTACAGATTGATACACGTTCTATGTGTAGCTAATTGAAGTCCTAACATGAATGGCTTAGCAACGTCGACCACTTTTCCCATCGACAGTGTTCTATTGTGGTATTCCTTGTGATGTTCCACAGCTGTGTGCGTTTGTCATGCGCCGCTTTTGTTTGTCTGGATTCTAGATGTGGAGAGTAAGACCTTACAGGGAGGGAAAGGTGAACTGGCTTTGGCAGCTTCTGGACAGTACCACCTGGAGAACACAACCCTGGACTTCCAGAAACTGTCTGACAAGCAGGTCCTGAGGATCACAGGCCCCCTGGGAGCTGACTTCTCCATGAAGGTAAAACTGGGATAGATGTCCTGCACTGGATATCTGACCCTCAATAGACCACTATTCTCTACTACAGAAGGTGCCATAGATCTTATGGACAAGTTATTTTCATAAGTTATTATCTTCCTCAACCACCCATGACCCATTTAGGAATTACAGCACCACTGGACATTACAGAGTGTGTTTTCCCCTCTGTGTAGAAGCCACAGATATGAGTGCAGAAGCCAAATCAATCCAGGATCCAGGTCCTCGTTTCCTTCAACTTCTCATGAACCCTCTGTGTTGCAAGGAGTGGAAGAAGGATTTGATCTGGTTTCTGGGCATCCTTGATCAGCGTTTCTAATTGAATGCACACAGTTCCACGTCAAATATCCTAGAATCCATGTTTTCCCACTGCAACGTCAACTTTTCCCcatattattttcccaccacattcaacacacacacaaacacacacaataattaTACCTTTCAATGTCTTGTATTGATCGTCAAAAGAGGAAAAAGCtgagacaaatgtgtgtgtgtgctgctgacaGTGGCTGTTCACTTTTATACTTGCTGAAGGGTTGTTATATTTTTCTTTTGTTGGTTCCCTTGGCGTTCAAAgtaccaagccctgggtgtatCTGTTCCCCTCAGTCCCCACACCCAACCCTAGCGCTTAACCCTGGATCTATCTGTTTCCCTcagtcacacacccagccctagccccaagTCTAAAAACTCATTCGGTTCAGTCCCTCTGGGAGGAATGTGCTTTCACTCAATGAAGCACGTTGTCACTTCTGGGGAAATGTGACACACTTAGCAGGTCCACATGGGCAAGGCTGCACCAAACCCCTCTGGCTTTAGGAAGGAAAACATTACAGCATCCTGGATTCATTATAAAGGACTTTGTTCAGTATCAACAGAGATATTACCTTTTTTTGCTGCAGAGGTCAACTGTATAGTCGTTTGTTAAGTTCTCCTCTGCTGTTGATTCTGTAGGTTCGATTCACCAGCGGAGTGGACAGTGTGGTCCAGTTCATCTTCTACCAGCCCATCGTTCATCGCTGGAGGGAAACAGACTTCTTTCCTTGCTCAGTGACCTGTGGCGGAGGTAGCAGGATGTTATAGGCTATGAACCTTTCTGTCATTTTGCAGAAGTTAATATCGACAGGCTGAGGAAATCTTAATTATCCAGTACATTTGGCCTTGTGTCCTGTAAACGTGATGATTGGTTGTAGGATATCAGCTGACTTCGGCTGAGTGCTTTGACCAGCGGAGTCAGCGTGTTGTGATGGACCAGTACTGCCACTACTATCCTGAGAATGTTAAACCCAAGCCCAAGCTGCAGGAGTGCAACATGGACCCCTGCCTGGCTAGGTTAGTCTCCTGCCCTCTAACATGGGAGCAAAGTGCACGTCACTATTCCGATTCGCCTGGCACCAGTAAAGTAAGTAATTTTGTTATGTCTATGATGCAGTCTAGATTTGTTTTcttctcattttcttttttagCGATGGCTACAAGCAAATCCTGCCCTATGACCTCTACCACCCTCTACCTCGGTATGTATGGATGGTAGACACACTTaccctctcacaaacacacacacatacacacacgcgctttCTTTGTCTCCATACAAAAAGCACATATACAAATATTGACCTCGCTTATACAGTACGTATGGGCGCATCCTGCGGAAACAAGACCCATTTTCCATTCAAATGACCCCGGACGTTCCATCTGCTTCATGTCCCCCTCGTCCCCCGTCCCACCGTCCCAGCTGGGAGAACAGCCCCTGGACGGCCTGCTCCACGTCGTGCGGCGGGGGCATCCAGAGCCGCTCCGTGTCCTGCGTGGAGGAGGACCTGCAGGGCAGCATCACCGCCTCGGAGGAGTGGAAGTGTCTGTACGCCCCCAAGACCGCCATCCTGCAGCCATGCAACGCCTTCGACTGCCCCACCTGGTCGGCTCAGGACTGGTCGCCTGTACGTCTCCGAGTTCACAGTTAGCCAAGTCACATGGTCGATTATGTGTCACATGTCACGTGGTCGATTATGTGTGTGGGGAATGATTCTGTCCATTATAGACACAATACCTATTATGTTTGgcgtttttttttgctttaagaGCTTGGTCAAGATTAATATAGTGTTCATGTTAGATTTGTATAGAACTTAACTAAATAATGCCCTTGGGTGCAAAAGGCcaaacttttttggggggtacTACCTGACCCTGTTACCAGGCATCCGTGATTAAGTTTGTTAGTTTCACATCTGATTGGTCAGAGAAGGAACTGGGAATAGTGTGTCTAATCTACACCATACAGAGGTGCAGAAACTCTTGATTAAACAGAATGGGTGCCAAACAGAGAGAAAGCCAGAAATCATGTTAACCTGACATTAACCAGATGTTTTTCAATATAATTCAGCCATCCCTTCACACCACAGGCTAAGTTCTCCACACAGAAACCCTCCGAACCGGCAGCATACCCAGGTGTTTAAAACACAACCTCTTCTGAGTGATTACCGGTAGCAGTTCTAACCACACTCCCGGCCCCGGACCCAAATGcctgcaaaacaaacaaaactttaattaAAAGTTAAACAGAAGTCAAAAGTGCACAGACTCCTCATCTTCTTTGGtggcgcacacacagacgttgTCAAGACGCTCAGCTCCAGAAACCGTTCATGGATCCCAGATTCTCCATGACAGAGCAGTAGGAACTTATTTAAGCTATTCCTATTGCACTTTTAGTTAGATGCTAACTGCCTTTCATTGGCTCTGTACCCGTACTGCGctcaatgacaataaagttaaATCTTGTTGAATCGAATTTGAAAACATGACTCCCTTCCTCTCGTGGCTTAGTGATGGTCCATCAGAGAGCCAGGAGCCGTCCCTTGTGAGTTCCACGTCATGCGGGAAAttgacctcctctctccagtaaGCACACAGGAGACAGACCGGGGGCGCCAGGTTTTGTGAACCCCCCAAAACCCCGCATCGCTGTTTGCCTTGCACATTCTTCCTCTGAACACCCCACTTAAATACTTGTCTTGGCAAAGTATGCATGCAAAAAAAAACGTTGCCGGCAGAAAGTCTGCCAACATTTTTGTGGGTCACCCTCCCTCATCTTCTCCCAACCTGAGGTATGAAGTGTCTCAGGCATCTGACATGGAAAGGTGTCAGAGACTCAGAGAAAGATCTTGTCTCGAGGAAGAAGTAATGAGCCCCTGTGTGGCTTTAACCATCGATGCTGTATAGTCACAGTGAGATACCAAAAAGATGTGGCTTCAACATGTCTTCCAATCGAACAAAAAACGATCTGCAGTATCGAGGACTTCTATAATGTGCCCTCCTGCTGCAGTAAAACCCCTTTGCCACAACCCCCTAGGCCATTGATCTTATCTATTG belongs to Osmerus mordax isolate fOsmMor3 chromosome 23, fOsmMor3.pri, whole genome shotgun sequence and includes:
- the LOC136967748 gene encoding ADAMTS-like protein 1 isoform X2, with the protein product MTRNMFWTLGLLYFVLSTKVDVEASDGDAVFIREFTLTSRDDPPGDHLHESPSNHKPEDPSSRTARSEEDRDTLWDAWGSWSECSRTCGGGASYSLRRCLSSRNCEGQNIKYRTCSNVDCAPDAADFRAQQCSAHADVRYDGQYHEWLPVDNDPDNPCALKCRAKASGQVVELAPKVLDGTRCYTESLDMCISGACQIVGCDHQLGSTVKEDSCGVCNGDSSSCRLVRGHYKSQHSSGKTEDQVIVIPYGSRHVRLVLKGPDHLYVESKTLQGGKGELALAASGQYHLENTTLDFQKLSDKQVLRITGPLGADFSMKVRFTSGVDSVVQFIFYQPIVHRWRETDFFPCSVTCGGGYQLTSAECFDQRSQRVVMDQYCHYYPENVKPKPKLQECNMDPCLASDGYKQILPYDLYHPLPRWENSPWTACSTSCGGGIQSRSVSCVEEDLQGSITASEEWKCLYAPKTAILQPCNAFDCPTWSAQDWSPCTTTCGQGLRYRVVLCIDHRGLHAGGCNPTTKPHIKEECLITVPCFKPIETVPVEAKQQWAKQAIELEEEIVVSEDPT